One genomic window of Humidesulfovibrio mexicanus includes the following:
- a CDS encoding S41 family peptidase: protein MRVGIWFVCFIMLLTLTVAPAPLGAAPAKDDQFEALRRFSQVVDMVETHYVKPVTKAELIQNSIKGMLEQLDPHSAFLSPEDFKELQVSSSGAFHGIGIEISSENGRLVVVSPIEDTPAHKAGLKSGDIILEIDGDPTMELGMTEAVKKIRGPQGTTVTLTILHKGAQQPEDVTIARGTIPIISVKTQELDKGYVLCRITRFNEHTTKELREKLAEYAKKTPIQGIVLDLRNNPGGLLEQAVTVADTFLEDGLIVYIQGKDPQSRRDFTGRKSSDDLVQTPVVTLINAGSASAAEIVAGALQDRKRSLLIGEKTFGKGSVQTVVSLPDGSGIKLTTALYYTPNGRSIQAEGIVPDLEIPFTAPPSDEDKNLKDRFTFREKDFSRHLENGSAKKGKKTPAKPGQESDAARALIEKDNQLRLGLEMVKTLPKIRDIR from the coding sequence ATGCGCGTCGGCATCTGGTTTGTCTGTTTCATCATGCTTTTGACCCTGACCGTGGCCCCGGCGCCCCTTGGGGCTGCACCGGCCAAGGACGACCAGTTCGAGGCCCTGCGCAGGTTCAGCCAAGTGGTCGACATGGTGGAAACGCACTATGTGAAGCCGGTCACCAAGGCCGAACTCATTCAAAATTCCATCAAAGGAATGCTTGAGCAGCTCGACCCCCACTCGGCCTTCCTCTCCCCCGAAGACTTCAAGGAACTGCAGGTCTCGTCCAGCGGCGCCTTCCACGGCATCGGCATAGAGATCAGCTCCGAGAACGGTCGATTGGTGGTGGTGTCCCCCATTGAGGACACCCCCGCCCACAAGGCCGGCCTCAAAAGCGGGGACATCATCCTCGAAATTGACGGCGACCCCACCATGGAACTCGGCATGACCGAGGCCGTGAAAAAAATCCGTGGCCCGCAGGGCACGACCGTCACCCTGACCATTCTGCACAAGGGCGCGCAGCAGCCGGAAGACGTGACCATCGCCCGCGGCACCATCCCCATCATCAGCGTCAAGACGCAGGAATTGGACAAGGGCTACGTGCTCTGCCGCATTACCCGCTTCAACGAGCACACCACCAAGGAATTGCGCGAGAAGCTGGCCGAGTACGCCAAGAAGACCCCCATTCAGGGCATCGTGCTTGATCTGCGCAACAATCCTGGCGGTCTGCTTGAACAGGCCGTGACCGTTGCCGACACCTTCCTTGAGGATGGGCTCATCGTCTATATCCAGGGAAAAGATCCCCAGTCGCGCCGCGACTTTACCGGTCGCAAGTCCTCCGACGACCTCGTGCAAACGCCGGTGGTCACCCTCATCAACGCGGGGAGCGCCTCCGCAGCGGAAATCGTGGCCGGGGCCCTGCAGGACCGCAAGCGTTCCCTGCTCATTGGCGAAAAGACCTTTGGCAAGGGCTCGGTGCAAACCGTAGTCTCTCTGCCGGACGGATCGGGAATCAAGCTCACCACCGCCCTGTACTACACGCCCAACGGCCGTTCCATTCAGGCCGAGGGCATCGTGCCGGACCTGGAAATTCCCTTCACCGCACCTCCCTCTGACGAGGACAAGAACCTCAAAGACCGCTTCACGTTCCGCGAAAAGGACTTCTCCCGTCACCTGGAAAACGGCAGCGCCAAGAAAGGCAAGAAGACCCCGGCCAAACCTGGCCAGGAGAGCGATGCCGCGCGTGCGCTGATCGAGAAGGACAACCAACTGCGACTGGGGCTTGAAATGGTCAAGACCCTCCCCAAGATTCGGGACATTCGCTAG
- a CDS encoding murein hydrolase activator EnvC family protein codes for MILRLLTVLWLAAAFALSVPLPAAWAQGAQLEKTLRNERLKAEERKGEVRRLAAREKSLAGKLGEVETRMKATQARIAKQEEELALIRAEEARHAGQYEELRVRREKSVRELRRLLELLWPVQAQGMQEGARLADGWDSADRRFQWNGAAYARARAMLEDVRRQEQELSGVLERQRELEQRVDRQLAAVNAEKDALLKDRLALNARMNQVNSQRRDLEGELQGILKTIQQLNYQLVSLRGRKFEAFKAALPWPVGGRVVTAFAPEGKPARRGIGIATGEAATVRSVFWGKVVHNDVLRGLGKVVILYHGGDYYTLYAYLSETSVEPGQDVEKDEPIGRAGYYPEAHGNGLYFELRFHQKPINPQLWLMPAH; via the coding sequence ATGATTCTGCGCCTCCTGACCGTACTCTGGCTTGCCGCCGCCTTTGCCCTGTCCGTGCCGCTGCCCGCGGCCTGGGCACAGGGTGCGCAGCTGGAAAAAACCTTGCGGAACGAACGCCTGAAGGCCGAGGAACGCAAGGGCGAGGTGCGCAGGCTTGCCGCACGGGAAAAATCCCTGGCGGGCAAGCTGGGAGAGGTTGAGACCCGCATGAAGGCGACTCAGGCGCGCATCGCCAAGCAGGAGGAGGAGCTTGCCCTCATCCGCGCGGAAGAGGCTCGCCACGCCGGGCAGTACGAAGAGTTGCGCGTGCGCCGCGAAAAATCCGTGCGTGAGCTTCGGCGTCTGCTGGAACTGCTGTGGCCCGTGCAGGCCCAGGGGATGCAGGAGGGGGCACGGCTGGCGGACGGATGGGATTCTGCGGACCGCCGTTTTCAGTGGAACGGCGCGGCCTATGCCCGCGCACGCGCGATGCTTGAGGATGTGCGGCGTCAGGAGCAGGAGCTCTCCGGCGTGCTGGAACGCCAGCGTGAACTCGAACAGCGTGTCGACAGGCAGTTGGCCGCCGTCAACGCGGAAAAGGACGCCCTGCTCAAGGACCGGCTTGCGCTCAATGCGCGCATGAACCAGGTGAACTCCCAGCGTCGCGATCTAGAGGGCGAACTGCAAGGCATCCTCAAGACCATTCAACAGCTCAACTACCAGCTGGTAAGCCTGCGCGGCCGCAAGTTCGAGGCCTTCAAGGCCGCCCTGCCCTGGCCTGTTGGAGGCCGTGTCGTGACGGCCTTCGCGCCAGAAGGCAAGCCCGCCCGCAGGGGCATCGGCATCGCCACCGGCGAAGCGGCCACCGTTCGCAGCGTGTTTTGGGGCAAGGTGGTCCATAACGACGTGCTGCGCGGCCTGGGCAAGGTCGTCATCCTCTACCATGGTGGCGACTACTACACGTTGTACGCCTATCTGTCTGAGACCAGCGTGGAGCCGGGACAGGACGTGGAGAAGGACGAACCCATAGGCCGCGCAGGGTACTACCCGGAAGCGCACGGCAACGGACTCTATTTCGAATTGCGTTTTCACCAGAAACCCATTAATCCGCAGCTGTGGCTCATGCCCGCCCATTAG
- a CDS encoding endonuclease III domain-containing protein, whose product MSRSGERIRGMYRAFAEALGPSRWWPGDTPFEVAVGAILTQNTNWKNVERAIANLKQAQAMTERGLRALPSARLEELIRPAGYFRIKTKRLTDFLDFLEEESGLDIEALSRKSLEELRPKLLAVRGIGPETADSILCYALGKQTFVVDAYTMRMFSRHQLIPEQTDYHEVQEIIQSSLPASVQDYNEFHALIVRAAKEWCHKSRPLCAQCPGRSLLPDTDRMAI is encoded by the coding sequence ATGTCACGCTCGGGGGAACGCATCCGGGGCATGTACCGGGCCTTTGCCGAGGCCTTGGGCCCCAGCCGCTGGTGGCCCGGCGACACCCCCTTCGAGGTGGCGGTGGGCGCCATTCTTACCCAGAACACAAACTGGAAAAACGTTGAGCGGGCCATCGCCAACCTCAAACAAGCCCAGGCAATGACGGAACGCGGGCTGCGCGCCCTCCCCTCCGCACGCCTGGAGGAGCTTATCCGCCCAGCAGGGTACTTCCGCATCAAAACCAAACGGTTGACAGATTTTCTGGATTTTCTTGAGGAAGAATCTGGCCTCGACATCGAGGCTCTGTCCCGAAAATCCCTGGAGGAGTTGCGCCCCAAACTGCTGGCCGTGCGGGGCATCGGCCCGGAAACCGCGGACTCCATCCTGTGCTACGCCCTTGGCAAACAGACGTTCGTGGTGGACGCCTACACCATGCGCATGTTCTCGCGCCACCAACTCATCCCGGAGCAGACCGACTACCACGAGGTCCAGGAAATCATCCAATCCTCCCTCCCAGCATCTGTTCAAGATTACAATGAATTTCATGCACTGATCGTGCGCGCCGCCAAAGAGTGGTGCCACAAGTCGCGCCCCCTTTGCGCACAGTGCCCAGGGCGGTCCCTGCTGCCCGATACGGATCGGATGGCCATATGA
- a CDS encoding 50S ribosomal protein L11 methyltransferase, whose translation MTQDLLKIEFSLPEADYDAAVLFLSTAIQHGWEESQAVDGTTHFSTYLENHEEGREVARQIGARWPHSGIRTEEAQSQDWGQSWREFFTPIECGGRFEILPPWLSDEQHAEFTPIIIEPKMAFGTGHHPTTALCLTCIADLNREGHIAPGMEFLDLGTGSGILGIGLAKLGLHGLGLDIDPQAIACARENAEINAVAEAFSVAVGGITTLPEDKRFQVIVANILSKPLIFMAKDILSHLAPGGCLALSGILVEQAQDVIRAYKRLGLPDPVQRDEGEWCGLLWTHVVRAEGAES comes from the coding sequence ATGACCCAGGACCTGCTCAAAATCGAGTTCTCACTGCCCGAAGCCGACTACGACGCGGCCGTTCTGTTCCTCTCCACCGCCATCCAGCACGGCTGGGAAGAGTCGCAGGCGGTGGACGGCACCACCCACTTCAGCACCTATCTGGAAAACCATGAGGAAGGGCGGGAGGTCGCCCGACAAATCGGCGCGCGGTGGCCGCACTCCGGCATCAGGACCGAAGAGGCCCAGAGCCAGGACTGGGGCCAGAGCTGGCGCGAATTCTTCACGCCAATCGAGTGCGGTGGCCGTTTCGAAATCCTGCCGCCCTGGCTTTCGGACGAGCAGCACGCCGAATTCACGCCCATCATCATCGAACCCAAGATGGCCTTCGGCACCGGGCACCACCCCACCACGGCCCTCTGCCTCACCTGCATCGCCGATCTCAATCGCGAGGGCCACATCGCGCCCGGTATGGAATTCCTGGACCTGGGAACCGGCTCCGGCATCCTGGGCATCGGCCTGGCAAAGCTCGGCCTGCACGGCCTGGGGCTCGACATCGACCCACAGGCCATTGCCTGCGCACGGGAAAACGCCGAGATAAACGCCGTCGCGGAAGCCTTTTCCGTCGCCGTGGGCGGCATCACCACCCTGCCGGAAGACAAGCGCTTTCAGGTCATCGTGGCCAACATCCTGTCCAAGCCCCTCATCTTCATGGCCAAGGACATCCTGTCGCACTTGGCGCCCGGCGGTTGCCTGGCGCTTTCTGGCATCCTGGTGGAGCAGGCGCAGGACGTCATCCGGGCATACAAACGCCTTGGCCTTCCCGACCCGGTGCAGCGCGACGAAGGCGAATGGTGCGGCCTGCTCTGGACACACGTCGTAAGGGCGGAGGGAGCGGAGAGCTGA
- a CDS encoding aspartate aminotransferase family protein produces the protein MTSKHDALVAREKKVLFQTYGRYPLAIAAAKGARMTDLDGKQYVDLLAGIAVANLGHSHPELLEAMASQAEKLLHVSNLFYQSPQVELAELLLSTCACDRAFFCNSGAEANEAAIKLARRYMRTVRYKDAGEIITLSGSFHGRTLATLTATGQAGRIKEGYEPLPAGFSCVPFGDIDALRAAVTQKTAAVLMEMIQGEGGVLPLPESYVREAADICREAGCLFMVDEVQTGMCRTGRFWAHQHYGVEPDVFTTSKALANGLPMGAMLAKEHVAKGFVPGSHATTFGGGGVVSAVAAKVVEIMKRDDIAGRARDLGKLALDAFRAVQAKHPDRIAGVRGLGLMIGIVLSGPGETIHADLRQRGFVCNLAHGTVLRLLPPLTIAAEDLLAFAQALDDILGSDKKTS, from the coding sequence ATGACAAGCAAGCACGACGCGCTGGTGGCGCGGGAAAAGAAAGTCCTCTTCCAGACCTACGGACGCTATCCCCTGGCCATTGCAGCGGCCAAGGGCGCACGCATGACCGACCTCGACGGCAAGCAATACGTGGACCTTCTGGCCGGAATCGCTGTGGCAAACCTGGGGCACAGCCACCCGGAACTGCTGGAGGCCATGGCCAGTCAGGCCGAGAAGCTGCTGCACGTCAGCAACCTCTTTTATCAATCCCCGCAGGTTGAGCTGGCCGAGCTTCTGCTCTCCACCTGCGCCTGCGACCGGGCGTTCTTCTGCAATTCCGGCGCTGAGGCCAACGAGGCCGCCATCAAACTGGCGCGGCGCTATATGCGCACCGTGCGCTACAAGGATGCTGGCGAGATCATCACCCTCTCCGGCTCCTTCCACGGCCGCACCCTGGCCACCCTCACCGCCACAGGACAGGCCGGGCGCATCAAGGAAGGCTACGAGCCCCTGCCCGCAGGCTTCTCCTGTGTGCCCTTCGGCGACATAGACGCCTTGCGCGCGGCGGTGACGCAAAAGACCGCGGCCGTGCTTATGGAGATGATCCAGGGTGAAGGCGGCGTCCTTCCCCTGCCAGAGTCCTACGTACGCGAAGCTGCGGACATCTGCCGCGAGGCGGGCTGCCTGTTCATGGTCGATGAGGTGCAGACCGGCATGTGCCGCACGGGCAGGTTCTGGGCGCACCAACACTACGGCGTCGAGCCAGATGTGTTCACCACGTCCAAGGCCCTGGCCAACGGCCTGCCCATGGGCGCCATGCTGGCCAAGGAGCATGTGGCCAAGGGCTTCGTGCCCGGTTCCCACGCCACCACCTTCGGCGGCGGAGGAGTCGTCTCCGCCGTGGCGGCAAAGGTTGTGGAGATCATGAAGCGCGACGACATTGCCGGGCGCGCCCGCGATTTGGGCAAGCTGGCCCTCGACGCCTTCCGCGCGGTTCAGGCCAAGCACCCGGATCGGATCGCAGGTGTGCGGGGCCTGGGCCTCATGATCGGCATCGTGCTCTCCGGCCCTGGAGAAACAATCCACGCGGACCTGCGCCAGCGGGGCTTCGTGTGCAACCTGGCGCACGGCACCGTGCTCAGGCTGCTGCCGCCCCTCACCATCGCGGCGGAGGATCTGCTTGCCTTTGCCCAAGCCCTGGATGATATTCTTGGCTCGGACAAGAAGACGAGCTAA
- the dut gene encoding dUTP diphosphatase has protein sequence MTHQHGAADQDQLEVRVRYLHQVWQENTLAYATDHSAGLDLRACIDSPTLVIPAGERAPVPAGLAIEIMRPGIAGFVFSRSGLGAKDGLTVAQGVGVIDPDYRGEILVWLLNTSGQTQTIERGQRIAQLVFLPVFAARLTAADALGETARGAGGFGHTGKV, from the coding sequence ATGACGCATCAGCACGGCGCGGCCGACCAGGACCAGCTCGAAGTCCGCGTGCGCTACCTGCACCAGGTCTGGCAGGAAAACACCCTGGCCTACGCCACGGACCACTCCGCCGGGCTCGACCTGCGCGCCTGCATCGATTCTCCCACCCTGGTGATCCCAGCCGGTGAACGCGCGCCCGTTCCGGCCGGTCTGGCCATCGAGATCATGCGGCCGGGCATCGCGGGATTCGTGTTCTCCCGCTCCGGCCTTGGCGCCAAGGACGGGCTCACCGTGGCCCAGGGCGTGGGGGTCATCGATCCGGACTACCGCGGCGAAATCCTCGTGTGGCTCTTGAACACCTCTGGCCAGACTCAAACCATAGAGCGAGGACAGCGCATCGCGCAGTTGGTGTTCCTGCCGGTCTTCGCGGCCCGGCTCACCGCTGCCGATGCGCTAGGCGAGACCGCGCGCGGCGCGGGCGGCTTTGGCCATACGGGAAAGGTGTAG
- the glgP gene encoding alpha-glucan family phosphorylase, which produces MQALRVFSVVPKLPPRLEALWDLAYNLWFSWNNDITNIFATIDHDLWTACDQNPVELLNRLSQRRIEELARDDFFLQRLADAKRSLEHYKDRRHSPFRFPALPDRDMAVAYFSLEYGIAMCLPIYSGGLGVLAGDHLKSASDLNLPLVGVGLLYREGYFRQYMTPDGWQQERYPGHDFEQMPLKPVLDDIGNQLRICVGLAGQSLCARVWEAQVGKVRLFLLDTNLSENSHEFRQVTARLYGGGLEMRLWQEILLGIGGIKALTAMGIEPMVIHMNEGHSAFAGLERIRVYMQEHGLSFEAATELTASSSVFTTHTPVPAGNDRFPPELMRAYFEDYAGKLGLAFKVFMALGREDPRDEGEHFCMTVLALRLSRFSNGVSRLHGEVSRRMWRKVWPQNPVEDVPIGSITNGIHAATWVARDMAILYDRYLGNWREDPDCKRIWEQADSIPDAELWRTHERLRERLVDFVRKRLRKQLMDKGARQKEVLVADEVLDPQALTIGFARRFATYKRANLLLMDKERLVRLLNDSGRRVQFIFAGKAHPNDNEGKKIIQELQQLCRRDDCRASMVFLEDYDVKIASRMVQGCDVWLNNPRRPLEACGTSGMKAMINGVLQVSTLDGWWDEAFQPDNRLGWAIGRGEEYEDASYQDFVESQTLFNILENDILPEFYDRGRGNLPRNWLLKMKSALRELGPVFNAHRMVEEYVEHAYLPSCRNYVSLVKDDFRAAKELADWRMRLMTRWGNLAIDDIRTETHADVFVEEPILIEARVHLDGLSVSDVRVEVYHGPVSQDSVFTRRSTTPMSPEKDLGDGWHLYRGEVLPQESGRFGFTLRILPHHPLLLDAHALGLIRWANV; this is translated from the coding sequence ATGCAGGCGCTGCGCGTGTTCAGCGTGGTCCCCAAGCTCCCGCCACGGTTGGAAGCCCTCTGGGATCTCGCGTATAATCTCTGGTTTTCCTGGAACAACGACATTACCAATATTTTCGCAACCATTGACCATGATTTGTGGACGGCCTGTGACCAGAACCCAGTGGAGCTCCTGAACCGTCTGTCTCAGCGGCGCATCGAGGAACTCGCCCGGGACGACTTCTTTCTCCAGCGTCTGGCCGACGCCAAGCGCTCATTGGAGCATTACAAAGACCGTCGGCACTCGCCCTTCAGGTTTCCGGCCCTGCCCGACCGCGATATGGCCGTGGCCTATTTCAGCCTGGAGTACGGCATCGCCATGTGCCTGCCCATCTATTCCGGCGGGCTGGGCGTTCTTGCGGGCGACCACCTCAAGAGCGCAAGCGATCTGAACCTGCCCCTTGTCGGCGTGGGGCTGCTGTATCGCGAGGGCTATTTCCGCCAGTACATGACGCCCGATGGCTGGCAGCAGGAACGCTACCCCGGTCACGACTTCGAGCAGATGCCCCTCAAGCCCGTGCTGGACGACATCGGCAACCAGCTCCGCATCTGCGTGGGTCTGGCCGGGCAGAGCCTCTGCGCCCGCGTATGGGAGGCGCAGGTGGGCAAGGTGCGTCTGTTTCTGCTCGACACCAATCTGTCCGAGAATAGCCATGAGTTTCGACAGGTCACAGCGCGCCTCTATGGCGGCGGCCTGGAGATGCGCCTGTGGCAGGAGATCCTGCTTGGCATCGGCGGCATCAAGGCGCTGACGGCGATGGGCATAGAGCCCATGGTCATCCACATGAACGAGGGACACTCCGCCTTTGCGGGTCTGGAGCGCATTCGCGTCTACATGCAGGAACACGGCCTTTCTTTCGAAGCCGCAACGGAGCTTACGGCCTCGTCCAGCGTGTTCACCACGCACACTCCTGTACCGGCCGGGAATGACCGCTTCCCACCAGAACTCATGCGCGCCTATTTCGAAGATTACGCCGGGAAGCTGGGATTGGCCTTCAAGGTCTTCATGGCCCTTGGGCGGGAGGATCCCCGCGACGAGGGCGAGCACTTCTGCATGACTGTGCTGGCCTTGCGCCTGTCGCGGTTCTCCAACGGCGTGTCGCGGCTGCATGGTGAGGTGTCCCGCCGCATGTGGCGCAAGGTGTGGCCGCAGAATCCTGTGGAGGACGTGCCCATCGGCTCCATAACCAACGGGATTCATGCGGCGACCTGGGTGGCCCGTGACATGGCCATCCTCTACGACCGCTACCTGGGCAATTGGCGCGAGGATCCGGACTGCAAACGGATATGGGAGCAGGCCGACAGCATACCGGATGCGGAGTTGTGGCGCACACACGAACGCCTGCGCGAACGTTTGGTGGACTTCGTCCGCAAGCGGCTGCGCAAGCAGTTGATGGACAAGGGCGCACGCCAGAAGGAAGTGCTGGTGGCCGATGAGGTGCTGGATCCACAGGCCCTCACCATCGGCTTCGCCCGGCGTTTCGCCACCTACAAGCGGGCCAACCTGCTGCTGATGGACAAGGAGCGGCTGGTGCGGCTGCTCAACGACTCCGGCCGACGCGTGCAGTTCATTTTTGCGGGCAAGGCGCACCCCAACGACAACGAGGGCAAGAAGATCATCCAGGAACTCCAGCAGTTGTGCCGCCGCGATGATTGCCGCGCCAGCATGGTCTTTCTGGAAGACTATGACGTGAAGATCGCCAGCCGGATGGTCCAAGGCTGCGACGTCTGGCTGAACAACCCCCGGCGGCCGTTGGAGGCCTGCGGCACCAGCGGCATGAAGGCCATGATCAACGGCGTGCTTCAGGTCTCAACCCTGGACGGCTGGTGGGACGAAGCGTTTCAGCCGGACAACCGCCTCGGCTGGGCCATAGGCAGGGGAGAGGAGTACGAGGACGCCTCCTACCAGGATTTTGTGGAGAGCCAGACCCTGTTCAATATTCTTGAGAATGACATCCTGCCCGAATTCTATGACCGGGGGCGGGGCAACCTGCCGCGCAACTGGCTGCTCAAGATGAAGTCGGCCCTGCGGGAGCTGGGGCCAGTCTTCAACGCCCACCGCATGGTGGAAGAGTATGTGGAACATGCCTATCTGCCTTCCTGCCGCAACTATGTGAGCCTGGTGAAGGACGACTTCCGCGCGGCCAAGGAACTGGCCGACTGGCGGATGCGCCTCATGACGCGCTGGGGGAATCTTGCCATCGACGACATCCGCACGGAAACCCACGCCGACGTCTTTGTCGAGGAGCCCATCCTCATTGAGGCGCGCGTGCATCTTGATGGTTTGTCGGTGTCCGATGTCCGGGTCGAAGTGTACCATGGTCCTGTGAGCCAGGACAGCGTGTTCACCCGCCGCAGCACCACGCCCATGTCCCCGGAGAAGGATCTGGGCGATGGGTGGCACCTGTACCGGGGTGAGGTTCTTCCCCAGGAGTCCGGGAGATTCGGGTTTACGCTTAGGATTTTACCCCACCATCCCTTGCTGTTGGATGCGCACGCCCTGGGATTAATTCGCTGGGCGAACGTCTAA
- a CDS encoding glutamate synthase-related protein: MLFQPINRNYHDFSIVRDKDLCINCKVCVRQCSYEAHFWDEARQKVMHDNAKCVGCHRCEAMCPTGALLIQKKRSDFKDNALWRPEFLKYIYKQADTGGVLLTGMGSPVNIPVYWDKLLLDASQVTNPSIDPLREPMELKTFLGSKPDKLEFVKTKDGSPKLKTKLAPQIELNYPIMFSAMSFGSINFNLHVAMAKAATELGICYNTGEGGLHKSLYPYGKNTIVQVASGRFGVHRDYLNAGTGIEIKVGQGAKPGIGGHLPGEKINAMVSETRMVPLGSDAISPAPHHDIYSIEDLHQLIFALKEASEYRVPVSVKIAAVHNVAAIASGIVRAGADIVAIDGIRGGTGAAPGMIRDNVGIPIELALATVDQRLRDEGIRNRASIVAAGGTRCSADVIKAIALGADACYIATSALISVGCTLCGKCYTGKCPWGIATNDARLAKRQNPEVAAKKMVNLVRAWGHEIEEMLGGMGLNSIESLRGNRDKLRAVGLSDTEMDILGVKHAGR, translated from the coding sequence TTGCTTTTTCAGCCAATCAACCGAAACTATCACGACTTCTCCATTGTCCGCGACAAGGACCTTTGCATAAACTGCAAGGTCTGCGTTCGCCAATGTTCTTATGAGGCGCATTTCTGGGATGAGGCTCGCCAGAAAGTGATGCATGACAACGCAAAATGTGTTGGCTGCCATCGCTGCGAAGCCATGTGCCCCACAGGAGCATTGCTTATTCAGAAGAAACGTTCTGATTTCAAGGACAATGCATTGTGGAGGCCTGAGTTTCTCAAGTACATCTACAAGCAGGCCGACACTGGCGGGGTGTTGCTGACTGGCATGGGAAGCCCGGTCAATATCCCGGTGTACTGGGATAAACTCCTGCTCGATGCCAGCCAGGTCACCAACCCCTCCATCGACCCCCTTCGCGAGCCCATGGAGCTCAAGACCTTTCTTGGCTCCAAGCCGGACAAGCTGGAGTTCGTCAAGACCAAGGACGGCAGCCCCAAGCTCAAGACCAAGCTGGCCCCGCAAATAGAGCTGAATTATCCCATCATGTTTTCGGCCATGAGTTTCGGCTCCATCAATTTCAATCTGCATGTGGCCATGGCCAAGGCCGCGACAGAACTCGGCATTTGCTACAACACCGGAGAGGGCGGCCTGCACAAGAGCCTGTACCCCTACGGCAAGAACACCATTGTCCAGGTGGCTTCGGGCCGTTTCGGCGTGCATCGCGACTACCTGAACGCGGGCACTGGCATTGAGATCAAGGTGGGCCAGGGCGCCAAGCCTGGCATCGGCGGGCACCTGCCCGGCGAGAAGATCAACGCCATGGTCTCCGAGACGCGCATGGTGCCCCTGGGGTCCGACGCCATCTCGCCGGCTCCGCACCACGACATCTATTCCATCGAAGACCTGCATCAGCTGATCTTCGCCTTGAAAGAGGCCAGCGAGTACCGCGTCCCCGTGAGCGTCAAGATCGCCGCCGTGCACAACGTGGCCGCCATAGCCTCCGGCATCGTGCGCGCCGGAGCGGACATCGTGGCCATCGATGGCATTCGTGGCGGCACGGGCGCCGCTCCGGGCATGATCCGCGACAACGTGGGCATCCCCATCGAACTGGCGCTGGCCACCGTGGACCAGCGTCTGCGCGACGAGGGCATCCGGAACCGCGCCTCCATCGTGGCCGCTGGCGGCACCCGCTGCAGCGCCGATGTCATCAAGGCAATCGCCCTTGGCGCGGACGCCTGCTACATCGCCACCTCCGCGCTTATCTCCGTCGGGTGCACGCTGTGCGGCAAGTGCTACACCGGCAAGTGTCCCTGGGGCATCGCCACCAACGATGCCCGCTTGGCAAAACGCCAGAACCCTGAGGTCGCCGCCAAAAAGATGGTCAACCTGGTGCGGGCCTGGGGGCACGAGATCGAAGAAATGCTCGGCGGCATGGGGCTCAATTCCATCGAAAGTCTGCGCGGCAATCGTGACAAACTGCGCGCGGTCGGCCTCTCCGACACGGAGATGGACATTCTGGGCGTCAAGCACGCCGGTCGCTAA
- a CDS encoding 4Fe-4S dicluster domain-containing protein, with product MKRVYPDKDYCIGCHICELACLTAHSQSKDLILAYTVERGQTGLSPCKHVHEGGPVCVALSCRHCDEPACVAACISGALQKDSESGRTIYDRDKCVGCWSCLMACPYGAIARHPLEAKIVKCDLCFDRPGGPACVAACPNKALKQEER from the coding sequence ATGAAACGCGTCTACCCTGACAAAGACTACTGCATCGGGTGCCATATCTGCGAGTTGGCCTGTCTCACCGCGCACTCGCAGAGCAAGGATCTCATCCTGGCCTACACGGTCGAACGCGGCCAGACCGGCCTGAGCCCCTGCAAGCATGTGCATGAGGGCGGTCCCGTGTGTGTGGCCCTTTCCTGCCGCCACTGCGACGAACCCGCCTGCGTGGCCGCCTGCATCTCCGGTGCGCTCCAAAAGGATTCGGAAAGCGGCCGCACCATTTATGACCGCGACAAGTGCGTGGGCTGCTGGTCCTGTCTCATGGCGTGCCCGTATGGGGCCATCGCCAGGCACCCGCTGGAGGCCAAGATCGTCAAGTGCGACCTGTGTTTCGACCGCCCCGGCGGTCCTGCCTGCGTCGCCGCCTGCCCCAACAAGGCCCTGAAGCAGGAGGAGCGCTAG